A part of Candida albicans SC5314 chromosome 2, complete sequence genomic DNA contains:
- the PHO13 gene encoding Pho13p (Putative 4-nitrophenylphosphatase; Hap43p-repressed gene; transcription is regulated upon yeast-hyphal switch) gives MTTLFPTYIDDKALAQDLILSQFDNFLIDCDGVIWLSEQLLPKINQFLQFLTKNNKKFTFVTNNSSKSRQSYVTKFKNLGIDGVTIDQIYTTGYSAVLQLKKMGILPGEKIWVLGDEGIEDELLSEGYIPLGGSNELLNQSWSDKNPLLIIDPEVRAVIAGSTLNFNYMRIATTLQYLMHNDKTLPFIGTNGDRNYPGSNGLTLPAGGSMVEYMAYSSQRDYVNVGKPDTTLAETILANTGYDKSKTIMIGDTLYSDIKFGNEAQLGGDNGSGTLLVLSGVTDKEELTNTVNIARETKQGQSLVPRYYIGSLTKLIELLEE, from the coding sequence atgaCTACACTTTTTCCAACCTATATAGACGACAAAGCATTAGCTCAAGATTTAATCTTATctcaatttgataattttttaattgattgtgATGGTGTTATTTGGTTATCGGAACAATTATTACCTaaaatcaaccaatttttacaatttcttactaagaataataaaaagttTACATTTGTCACGAATAACTCATCCAAGTCTCGTCAATCTTATGtaacaaaatttaaaaacttGGGTATAGATGGTGTCACAATCGATCAGATCTATACTACAGGGTATTCAGCTGTcttacaattgaaaaaaatgggTATTTTACCAGGAGAGAAAATCTGGGTTTTAGGAGACGAAGGTATTGAAGACGAGCTACTTAGTGAAGGGTATATTCCATTGGGTGGCAGTAATGAACTATTGAATCAAAGTTGGTCTGACAAGAATCCATTATTAATTATCGACCCTGAAGTAAGAGCAGTTATCGCTGGATCAACtttaaatttcaattatatgAGAATTGCCACTACTCTACAATACTTGATGCACAATGACAAAACATTACCTTTTATTGGAACCAATGGAGACCGTAACTACCCTGGATCAAATGGATTGACTTTACCTGCTGGTGGGAGTATGGTCGAGTATATGGCGTATAGTTCGCAGCGAGATTATGTTAATGTCGGCAAACCTGATACCACTTTGGCGGAAACCATTTTGGCAAATACTGGGTACGACAAACTGAAAACAATCATGATTGGTGATACTTTATATTCTGATATTAAATTTGGTAATGAAGCTCAATTGGGAGGTGATAACGGTAGTGGAACCTTGTTGGTGTTGTCGGGTGTCACTGACAAGGAAGAATTAACCAACACTGTAAACATTGCACGTGAAACCAAACAGGGCCAAAGCTTGGTTCCGAGATACTACATCGGTTcattaacaaaattaattgaactTTTAGAAGAAtag
- a CDS encoding uncharacterized protein (Ortholog(s) have DNA-directed DNA polymerase activity, role in error-free translesion synthesis, error-prone translesion synthesis and mitochondrion, nuclear chromatin, zeta DNA polymerase complex localization) yields MKSHSLPLTVENFLLTFKEYFTVWLNQILYYNHVYEQLTFDQFKSFDLIIYKNRNPQLQGYIEQLIVNVINQLIINQKQSQSKQRQKQKKQQETFNGLYGINCLVYHSTNNTVVRQYTINFHEFIINLNETINELKLHDKDEDNSAIINIESLNWDEIYTQYSTILFHHIQQLKIHEKSLIEERQQDLEVDDLFFKITVDVDQSLYINNYGNWVRLKRDGNRDNDSRDNETQCIFEPIGDVNLELLNFNCYNKVFT; encoded by the coding sequence ATGAAATCACATAGTTTGCCATTAACAGTTGAGAATTTTCTATTAACATTTAAAGAATATTTTACTGTTTGGCTCAATCAAATCTTGTATTACAATCATGTCTATGAACAATTAACttttgatcaattcaaatcGTTTGATTTAATCATATATAAAAACCGTAACCCTCAATTACAAGGTtatattgaacaattaattgttaATGTTATAAACCAActaataatcaatcaaaaacaGTCACAGTCAAAGCAAAggcaaaaacaaaagaaacaacaagaaacaTTCAATGGATTGTATGGTATTAATTGTTTGGTTTATCATTCAACGAACAATACAGTAGTCAGACAATACACCATTAATTTTCATGagtttattataaatttgaatgaGACGATAAACGAATTGAAGCTTCATGATAAGGATGAAGACAATTCAGCcattataaatattgaGAGTTTAAATTGGGATGAAATTTATACTCAATATAGCACTATTTTGTTTCATCATATTCAGCAGTTGAAAATTCATGAAAAGAGCTTGATCGAAGAGAGACAGCAAGACCTTGAAGTTGATGActtgtttttcaaaatcacaGTTGATGTTGATCAACTGTTATacattaataattatgGTAATTGGGTGAGATTGAAACGTGATGGCAATAGAGACAATGATAGTAGAGATAACGAGACACAATGTATTTTTGAACCTATTGGAGATGTTAATCTTGAacttttgaatttcaaCTGTTACAACAAAGTTTTTACCTAA
- a CDS encoding Ca(2+)-binding ATP:ADP antiporter (Ortholog(s) have ATP:ADP antiporter activity, calcium ion binding activity, role in ADP transport, ATP transport, mitochondrial transport and mitochondrion localization) has protein sequence MASETLSTTDINDNSANNDVEQDITSTTTTTTNNNSVNIPAKPNDYEALFKKLDIEKTGEITFLDFKRALKKFNHPINESPELLLKVFNSFDSNHDKKIDFKDFKEYLKTTDDQILKGFNQLDQDNDGRLNKSDFIRYLKESLHVKPSVANIDLLFKQLDSNEDGYINYDEFREFLLLVPRLQGSRIKTAFTFLFEEYDINSDGDVTLINQFLDGFKFFLAGGLAGVVSRTCTAPFDRIKVFLIARTDLSSTILHSKQEIARQIASGAETHVIEALRKKLAHAEMEQAAELLAEEAKTTKSAAAARTAASGVTTASAQNAKTIRSPIVQAVRTLWRQGGIKAFYVGNGLNVMKVFPESAMKFGSFEAAKRFFARIEGVNDTTKISKISTYLAGGFGGVVAQLTVYPIDTLKFRLQCSNLDHPLNAISTAKEMLKDGGVKIFYRGIGVGLAGMFPYAALDLGTFSTIKKLLVKKYGNKDDQSLPTYLTLSLGAFSGSFAATIVYPVNLLRTRLQSQGTYAHPFRYEGFYDVFSKTVAREGYSGLWKGLVPNLAKVAPAVSISYFVYESLIRRF, from the coding sequence ATGGCATCTGAGACTCTTTCAACAACAGATATCAATGATAATAGTGCTAACAATGATGTTGAACAAGACATCACatctaccaccaccaccaccaccaacaataacagCGTGAACATACCGGCTAAACCAAACGACTATGAGGCATTGTTCAAAAAACTtgacattgaaaaaactgGTGAAATCACATTTTTAGATTTTAAACGagctttgaaaaaattcaatcatCCAATAAACGAAAGTCCTGAATTGTTATTAAAAGTTTTCAACTCATTCGACTCCAATCACGATAAAAAGattgatttcaaagatTTCAAAGAATACTTGAAAACCACAGAtgatcaaattttaaaGGGGTTCAATCAACTCGATCAAGATAACGATGGAAGATTAAACAAGTCTGATTTTATTCGTTATTTAAAGGAAAGTTTACATGTGAAACCAAGTGTTGCcaatattgatttgttaTTTAAACAGCTTGATTCTAATGAAGATGGGTATATCAATTACGACGAATTCAGagaatttcttttgttaGTACCTCGTTTACAAGGGTCAAGAATCAAAACAGCATTtacatttttatttgaagaatatgATATCAATTCTGACGGGGATGTGACTTtgatcaatcaatttttggatggattcaaatttttcttggcCGGAGGATTGGCTGGTGTGGTATCGAGAACTTGTACGGCACCTTTTGATCGAATCAAAGTGTTTTTGATTGCTCGTACCgatttatcatcaacaattttacattctaaacaagaaattgctCGTCAAATAGCACTGGGGGCTGAAACTCATGTAATTGAAGCattgagaaaaaaattagcaCATGCAGAAATGGAACAGGCAGCAGAACTACTAGCAGAAGAAGCCAAAACCACCAAGAGCGCCGCTGCAGCAAGAACAGCAGCATCTGGTGTAACAACTGCATCAGCTCAAAATGCAAAGACCATTAGATCACCCATAGTTCAAGCAGTAAGAACACTTTGGAGACAAGGAGGAATTAAAGCATTTTACGTTGGTAATGGATTAAATGTAATGAAAGTGTTTCCTGAATCAGCAATGAAATTTGGCTCTTTTGAAGCTGCCAAACGATTTTTTGCTCGAATTGAAGGTGTTAATGACACCACCAAAATCTCCAAAATCTCTACATATTTAGCCGGGGGATTCGGTGGGGTGGTTGCTCAATTGACAGTTTATCCCATCGATACTTTAAAGTTCAGATTGCAATGCTCCAACCTAGATCATCCTCTAAATGCTATTCTGACAGCCAAAGAAATGTTGAAAGATGGTGGAgtcaaaatattttatcgAGGGATTGGTGTTGGTCTTGCTGGGATGTTCCCTTATGCAGCATTGGATCTTGGAACCTTTTCCActatcaaaaaattattagtgAAAAAATATGGCAATAAAGATGATCAGCTGCTACCCACGTATTTGACTTTGAGTCTTGGTGCGTTTTCAGGGTCGTTTGCCGCAACCATTGTCTACCCAGTGAACTTGTTGAGAACAAGACTTCAGTCACAGGGAACTTATGCCCATCCATTTAGATACGAGGGGTTCTATGATGTTTTCTCTAAAACGGTTGCTCGTGAAGGTTATTCTGGGTTATGGAAAGGATTGGTCCCGAACTTAGCCAAGGTTGCTCCAGCAGTGTCGATTagttattttgtttatgaATCATTAATTAGACGCTTTTAA
- the PMS1 gene encoding ATP-binding mismatch repair protein (Putative DNA mismatch repair factor; ortholog of S. cerevisiae PMS1 which is an ATP-binding protein involved in DNA mismatch repair) — protein MSETSPSIKTISKFDISKITSSQVIIDLKAIIKELIENSIDAHADKIDIIFHNYGVNSIQIQDNGNGINVTDFETICLRNHTSKIENFEDLDQLTTLGFRGEALNSICSLSNKLTITTTKEDLYPKCHVLNYDNMGQLVDQRIKVGGLNYKSGTSIMIEQLFKNLPVRLKNFVKNSKKEFSKAINFVINYLIIYPQIKFTIYNVLNNHKKLILATKGGDNTTIIDNLISIYGNNNNKNLLSLDLEITEDIKLVGYISSYSFGLGRSAPDRQFLYLNKRPIVFKKLYKLINEIYKSYNHVQYPIYIIDIVINPNLVDINLLPDKTNVLIKDETTILQTIETKLSEFFEVQDTMIIPKNENYQVKNSEIEIVEKTDNKNIAVHDDIDTSYKTKINATRLEGPSEDKDDLNGNDKQEKTGDQDEQEQENDDEQQRPEVDNDVINLSEPVRKTDKDSDNKKVSEIDNNENVANQISTVNQPSNSQGVLSTNEQNEMSENIKITTFEPILESAEPSTIENKHIILDEPVVLESSQENNNNSIFSSHDIKSSPQNTCTADTLEMNKLFCHQEHDEEEDKCDHQDNHGKNFYPVKHKLDDSEEENMTVISIGDETFQQYDERRPSKRLKRDMLRNMYNKKIVNSSQDILSSINKNLQSPQNQSESIVIKKEPDEVKPNSVEDLQTNQQQQYEEVESYQINKQDFLKMKLIGQFNLGFIIVDFDDNNNLFIIDQHASDEKYNFEKLMASFKINYQLLIKPIKLELSVIDQMLVIDNQEIFHNNGFKLKINSTPVDNEILLLTLPIYQNITFNLDDFNELLNLVSQQQDQVNPNLKCSKIKKILAMKACRSSIMIGTFLSKSKMREIISNLSTLDKPWNCPHGRPTMRHLIDIKNWQPTSSASRTSSNGFPSTSVDYEL, from the coding sequence ATGTCGGAGACACTGCCATCGATTAAAACTATCAGTAAATTTGATATCTCCAAAATAACCTCGAGCCAAGTTATCATTGACCTAAAGGCAATCATTAAAGAATTAATCGAGAATTCAATTGACGCCCATGCCGATAAAATTGACATTATTTTCCACAATTATGGCGTTAATTCCATTCAAATTCAAgataatggtaatggtatAAATGTAACCGATTTTGAAACTATTTGTCTACGTAATCACAcatcaaaaattgaaaattttgaagatttggaTCAGTTAACAACTTTGGGATTTAGAGGAGAAGCGTTAAATTCGATTTGTTCTTTAAGTAATAAATTAACAATTACAACTACCAAAGAGGATCTTTACCCTAAATGTCATGTTTTGAACTATGACAATATGGGACAATTAGTTGATCAACGTATCAAAGTTGGTGGGTTAAATTATAAACTGGGGACTTCAATTATGATTGAACAACTATTTAAGAATTTGCCAGTTCGATTGAAGAATTTCGTCAAAAATTCGAAAAAGGAATTTAGCAAGGCAATTAATTTTGTCATCAATTATCTCATCATATATCcacaaataaaatttacTATTTATAATGTGCTTAACAATCATAAAAAGTTAATTCTAGCAACCAAAGGTGGAGATAATACAACAATTATagataatttgatttcaatatatggtaataacaataacaaaaatcTATTATCATTAGATTTGGAAATAACCGAAGATATCAAATTGGTGGGATACATCTCATCTTATTCGTTTGGGTTGGGTCGCTCTGCTCCTGATCGTCAATTTCTATATTTGAACAAGCGACCAATTGTCTTTAAGAAATTATAcaaattaatcaatgaaaTCTATAAAAGCTATAATCATGTACAGTATCCAATTTACATTATTGATATAGTTATCAACCCAAATTTAGTCgatatcaatttattaccTGACAAAACTAATGTGTTAATCAAAGATGAAACTACAATTTTGCAAACCATTGAAACTAAACTATCGGAGTTTTTTGAAGTGCAGGATACTATGATCATTcctaaaaatgaaaactaTCAAGTGAAAAACTCGGAAATTGAAATAGTTGAAAAAACGGACAACAAAAACATAGCTGTTcatgatgatattgataccagttataaaactaaaattaaCGCCACTAGATTAGAAGGTCCATCTGAGGATAAAGATGATTTGAACGGGAATgataaacaagaaaaaacgGGTGATCAAGAcgaacaagaacaagagaatgatgatgaacaacaacgacCAGAAGTCGACAACGATGTCATCAATTTGAGTGAACCGGTTAGAAAGACCGATAAGGATTCAGACAATAAAAAAGTATCCGAAATCgacaataatgaaaatgtaGCTAACCAAATATCTACAGTGAATCAACCTTCAAATCTGCAAGGTGTTTTGTCAACGAACGAACAGAATGAGATGAGTGAGAATATTAAAATCACCACTTTTGAACCTATTCTCGAATCTGCTGAACCTCtgacaattgaaaataaacatATAATATTAGACGAACCTGTGGTATTGGAATCATCTCAAGAgaacaataacaattcaattttcagCTCTCATGATATTAAATCATCTCCTCAAAACACATGTACGGCTGATACCTTAGAAATGaacaaattattttgtCATCAAGAACATGATGAGGAAGAGGACAAATGCGATCATCAAGATAATCATGGGAAGAATTTCTATCCTGTCAAACATAAATTGGATGAtagtgaagaagaaaatatgACAGTGATTAGTATTGGGGATGAAACATTTCAACAGTATGATGAAAGACGTCCAAGTAAGAGACTTAAACGAGATATGCTTCGTAATATgtacaataaaaaaattgtcaatTCTTCACAGGATATTCTCAGTTCGATAAATAAAAACTTGCAATCTCCCCAAAATCAAAGCGAGTCTATCGTTATTAAAAAAGAACCAGACGAGGTTAAACCAAACTCAGTTGAAGACTTGCAGAccaatcaacaacagcaatatgaagaagttgaaagttatcaaattaacaaacaagattttttaaaaatgaagCTAATTGGACAATTCAATCTAGGATTTATCATAGTCGATTTTgatgacaataataatctCTTTATTATAGATCAACATGCATCAGATGagaaatataattttgaaaagttaATGGcaagtttcaaaataaactaTCAATTGTTAATTAAACCCATCAAATTAGAATTGAGTGTAATTGACCAAATGTTGGTTATCGATAATCAAGAGATTTTCCATAATAAtggtttcaaattgaaaatcaattccACACCggttgataatgaaatctTGCTACTAACATTaccaatttatcaaaatatcaCATTTAACTTGGATgattttaatgaattattaaactTGGTTagtcaacaacaagatcaaGTAAATCCTAACTTGAAATGTTCtaaaattaagaaaataTTGGCAATGAAAGCTTGTCGTAGTAGTATAATGATTGGGACTTTTCTAAgtaaatcaaaaatgagggaaattatttcaaacttGAGTACATTAGACAAACCTTGGAATTGCCCTCATGGAAGACCGACAATGAGacatttaattgatataaaaaattggCAACCCACATCATCAGCGTCACGAACACTGCTGAATGGCTTTCCACTGACTAGTGTCGACTATGAATTATag
- the CCT2 gene encoding chaperonin-containing T-complex subunit (Chaperonin of the cytosolic TCP1 ring complex; protein present in exponential and stationary-phase yeast cells, but higher amounts in stationary phase; GlcNAc-induced protein) produces the protein MSVQIFNDQATEERAENARMSAFIGAIAVGDLVKSTLGPKGMDKLLQSSSNADHALVTNDGATILKSIPFDNPAAKVLVNISKVQDDEVGDGTTSVTVLSAELLREAEKLIDQKIHPQTIIEGFRIACNVAIQALNKAAVNNGDNPTLFRNDLLNIAQTTLSSKILSQDKLLFSNLAVDAILRLKGSTNLNHIQIIKKVGGKLSDSYLDQGFILEKKFGIGQPKKITDAKILIANTSMDTDKVKIFGAKFKVDSTSKLAELEKAEKLKMKNKVDKIAKFGINVFINRQLIYDYPEQLFTDAKINSIEHADFDGVERLALVTGGEVVSTFDSPDNVKLGHCESIEEIIIGEDTFLKFSGVAAGEACTIVLRGATEQVLDEAERSLHDALSVLSQTTRETKTVLGGGCSEMLMAKAVDQAAANETGKSALAIEAFSRALRQLPTILADNAGYDSSDLVTKLRSAIYNGMSTSGLDLNHGIVADMREMGIVESYKLKKAVVSSAAEAAEVLLRVDNIIRAKPRTADRNH, from the coding sequence ATGTCTGTTCAAATATTTAACGATCAAGCTACTGAGGAAAGGGCTGAAAATGCCCGTATGTCTGCATTTATTGGTGCTATTGCTGTAGGTGATTTAGTCAAATCAACTTTAGGACCTAAAGGAATGGACAAATTGTTACAAAGCTCAAGCAATGCTGACCATGCATTAGTCACTAATGATGGAGCCACTATTCTCAAATCCATTCCTTTTGATAATCCAGCTGCCAAAGTTTTAGTTAATATATCCAAAGTGCAAGACGATGAAGTTGGAGATGGTACTACTTCCGTCACAGTTTTAAGCGCTGAGTTGTTAAGAGAAGCTGAAAAGTTGATTGATCAGAAAATTCATCCACAAACCATTATAGAAGGGTTTAGAATTGCATGTAATGTGGCTATCCAAGCTTTGAACAAAGCAGCTGTCAACAATGGCGACAACCCAACTTTATTTAGAAAcgatttattaaatatagCCCAAACCACTTTGTCATCGAAGATTTTGTCACAAGATAAGCtattattttccaatttggCCGTGGATGCTATTTTAAGATTAAAAGGATCTACCAATTTAAAccatattcaaattattaaaaaagtCGGTGGCAAATTATCCGATTCTTACTTGGACCAAGGGTTTATAttggaaaagaaatttggtATTGGTCAACCGAAAAAAATCACCGATGCTAAAATCCTTATTGCTAATACTTCCATGGACACCGATAAGGTGAAGATTTTTGGTGCTAAATTCAAAGTTGATTCCACATCAAAATTGGCCGAATTAGAAAAAGCcgaaaaattgaaaatgaaaaataaagttgACAAAATAGCCAAGTTTGGCATTAATGTGTTTATCAATCgtcaattaatttatgaCTACCCAGAACAATTATTCACTGATGCCAAGATTAACTCCATAGAACACGCTGATTTTGATGGGGTTGAAAGATTAGCATTAGTCACTGGTGGAGAAGTGGTGAGTACTTTTGATAGCCCAGACAATGTTAAATTGGGACATTGTGagtcaattgaagaaattataaTTGGCGAAGACACCTTCCTCAAGTTCTCTGGAGTTGCTGCTGGTGAAGCATGTACCATAGTGTTACGTGGTGCTACCGAGCAAGTTTTGGATGAAGCTGAAAGATCGTTGCACGATGCATTATCGGTATTGTCACAAACTACTAGGGAAACCAAAACTGTGTTGGGAGGAGGATGTTCTGAGATGTTAATGGCTAAAGCTGTTGATCAAGCAGCTGCAAACGAAACAGGAAAGAGTGCTTTGGCCATAGAAGCCTTCAGTAGAGCTTTGAGACAATTGCCAACTATTTTAGCCGATAATGCTGGTTATGACTCAAGTGATTTGGTTACTAAATTGAGGTCAGCCATATATAATGGTATGTCTACTTCTGGGTTAGATTTGAATCATGGTATTGTTGCTGATATGAGAGAAATGGGAATTGTCGAATCGTacaaattaaagaaagCTGTGGTATCATCAGCGGCTGAGGCAGCCGAAGTGTTATTACGAGTTGATAACATCATTCGAGCAAAACCCAGAACTGCCGATAGAAATCATTAG
- a CDS encoding tRNA dihydrouridine synthase (Predicted tRNA dihydrouridine synthase; Spider biofilm induced) encodes MKSVNSQTISNLLKVSKVMTTTKATSTTTSVSTSVATDSAFVKTKLTGRQLYNAIGQPKTIVAPMVDQSELAWRILSRRYGAQLCYTPMFHAKLFATQEKYRNSMWTTNLDGNKDLDRPLIVQFCANDPDYLLQAAKLIENECDAIDLNLGCPQGIARKGKYGAFLMDDWDLVYKLIKNLHDNLSIPVTAKIRIYDDYEKSLKYAKMVLDAGAQFITVHGRTREMKGQATGLANWKILKYLRDNLPQDQVFFSNGNILYPSDIQRCQSETACDAVMSAEGNLYNPGVFWTLDDNKDKQFPRVDKILREYFEIVKENYDSLASRHAMKSHFFKLLHAFLEVHKELRPIIGKANVNGPLDQWESIVVKIESLVQEIYSNNPDIEKLDVITNGPIEDWGGHYKTVPYWRCQPYFRKVDGVKQNTALLKMAGENELIKSIPQANNKRQLEDESNDDEGHSKLKKQATLVQN; translated from the coding sequence atgaAAAGTGTTAATAGTCAAACTATTAGCAATCTACTAAAAGTATCTAAGGTCATGACTACTACCAAAGCAACATCTACAACAACACTGGTTTCCACAAGTGTAGCCACCGATTCAGCCTTCGTGAAAACGAAATTAACAGGGCGCCAGTTATACAATGCAATAGGTCAACCAAAAACTATTGTTGCTCCCATGGTTGACCAATCTGAATTGGCATGGAGAATATTATCTCGTCGTTATGGTGCTCAATTATGCTATACGCCAATGTTCCATGCCAAACTATTTGCTACACAAGAAAAGTATCGTAATTCCATGTGGACCACTAATTTGGATGGGAATAAAGATTTAGATCGACCTTTGATTGTACAGTTTTGTGCTAATGATCCAGACTATTTATTACAGGCGgcaaaattgattgaaaatgaatgtGATGCTATAGATTTAAATTTGGGATGTCCTCAAGGGATTGCTAGAAAGGGGAAGTATGGTGCATTCTTAATGGATGATTGGGATTTAgtttataaattgattaaaaacTTACACGACAATTTGTCTATCCCTGTGACAGCAAAGATTCGTATttatgatgattatgaGAAATCGTTAAAGTATGCTAAAATGGTGTTAGATGCTGGTGCTCAATTTATTACTGTACATGGCAGAACCAGAGAAATGAAAGGTCAAGCTACAGGATTGGccaattggaaaattttgaaatactTGCGTGATAATTTACCACAAGATCAAGTGTTTTTCAGCAACGGCAATATCTTGTACCCATCGGATATACAACGGTGCCAATCAGAAACTGCATGTGATGCCGTGATGTCCGCTGAAGGAAACCTATATAACCCAGGTGTATTTTGGACGTTGGATGATAACAAGGATAAACAATTTCCTCGAGTAGATAAAATCCTTCgagaatattttgaaattgtcaaAGAGAATTATGATAGTCTTGCGTCAAGACACGCCATGAAATCacattttttcaaattactTCATGCATTCCTAGAAGTCCATAAAGAGTTACGTCCTATTATTGGAAAAGCAAATGTTAATGGTCCTTTGGATCAATGGGAACTGATTGTTgtcaaaattgaatcattggTTCAAGAAATCTATAGCAACAACCCTGACATTGAAAAGCTAGATGTCATTACCAATGGACCTATTGAAGATTGGGGTGGTCACTATAAAACTGTACCGTATTGGAGGTGTCAACCATATTTTAGAAAAGTTGATGGTGTCAAACAAAACACCGCCCTTTTGAAAATGGCTGgagaaaatgaattgattaaatcaattCCTCAAGCAAATAACAAGAGACAACTAGAGGATGAATccaatgatgatgagggCCATAGTAAACTCAAAAAGCAAGCAACACTAGTTCAAAATTAG